A single Notoacmeibacter ruber DNA region contains:
- a CDS encoding malonyl-CoA decarboxylase: protein MSRMSLLSDLLSTLNRRAWFGRNQDEFHCSISDIEALCRKLLRSRGEATGILTASEIFLSLQNCDEMLLKRFFDLLAHEFAPNQETLTTAATEYAQAPSSKTLLALQSAADSPRQELFRRLNLAPGGTAALVKLREKLLPLVKTDPDLYGPVDADFLHLFQSWFNRGFLVLKPIDWNTPAAILEKIIAYEAVHAIDSWDNLRARLAPSDRRCFAFFHPAIPDDPLIFVEVALTGDIPASIASVLSDEREAIEAENAQTAVFYSISNCHRGLAGVSFGSFLIKQVASDMKETLPNLKTFVTLSPVPGFTRWLADLDEKHRAKLMADEKRALQIVESEGWQKDPALREEAEDGMLSLAARYFLNAKRGDGQPLDPVARFHLGNGAMLNRIMHAADLSSSALRQSHGVMVNYLYDLPRVEQRHEAYAASAEIAASRAVTSLLPSKAVQDDMRNVA, encoded by the coding sequence ATGAGCCGCATGTCCCTTCTGTCCGACCTGCTGAGCACGCTCAATCGGCGTGCATGGTTCGGTCGCAATCAGGATGAATTTCACTGTTCGATAAGCGATATCGAGGCGCTCTGCCGGAAATTGCTGCGCTCTCGCGGCGAGGCCACCGGCATTCTGACAGCGTCCGAGATTTTCCTGTCGCTGCAGAATTGCGACGAGATGCTTTTGAAACGCTTCTTCGACTTGCTGGCGCATGAATTTGCGCCCAACCAAGAAACACTCACCACTGCCGCGACGGAATATGCGCAAGCGCCTTCTTCGAAGACCCTGCTTGCCCTGCAATCAGCGGCGGATTCGCCCCGCCAGGAACTGTTCCGACGCCTGAACCTGGCGCCGGGCGGGACGGCAGCCCTGGTGAAGCTACGCGAAAAACTCCTGCCACTCGTCAAGACGGATCCCGATCTTTACGGCCCCGTCGATGCCGATTTTCTTCATCTGTTTCAGTCCTGGTTCAATCGCGGGTTTCTGGTCCTCAAGCCCATCGACTGGAATACGCCGGCCGCCATTCTCGAAAAGATCATCGCATATGAAGCCGTCCATGCCATCGATAGCTGGGATAATCTGCGGGCCCGTCTGGCCCCGTCGGATCGCCGTTGCTTCGCGTTCTTCCATCCCGCTATCCCGGACGATCCGTTGATCTTCGTCGAAGTGGCGCTGACCGGTGACATACCGGCCTCCATCGCGTCCGTCCTCTCCGATGAGCGCGAGGCGATCGAAGCGGAGAACGCGCAAACGGCGGTCTTCTATTCCATCTCCAACTGTCACCGGGGGTTGGCCGGCGTTTCGTTCGGCTCGTTCCTGATCAAACAGGTCGCCTCCGACATGAAGGAGACGCTGCCCAATCTCAAGACCTTCGTTACGTTGTCGCCCGTTCCGGGCTTCACGCGATGGCTTGCGGATCTGGACGAAAAACACCGCGCAAAGCTGATGGCGGACGAAAAGCGCGCGCTCCAGATTGTCGAAAGCGAAGGCTGGCAGAAGGACCCCGCACTGAGAGAGGAAGCCGAAGACGGCATGCTTTCCCTCGCCGCGCGCTATTTCCTGAATGCCAAGCGGGGCGATGGTCAGCCCCTCGATCCCGTCGCCCGCTTTCACCTCGGCAATGGCGCGATGCTCAACCGCATCATGCACGCCGCCGATCTTTCGTCCTCCGCGTTGCGCCAGTCGCACGGGGTGATGGTGAATTATCTCTACGATTTGCCGCGCGTGGAGCAGCGGCACGAAGCTTATGCGGCCTCGGCCGAGATTGCGGCCAGCCGCGCAGTGACGAGCCTGCTGCCTTCCAAGGCTGTGCAAGATGATATGAGGAATGTGGCATGA
- a CDS encoding alcohol dehydrogenase catalytic domain-containing protein — protein MTLPQTMRALIQKQDGYSRASQRSGFSLEALDPYVEMAAIDVPAPGKGQVLVKVARGAVNPSDVMFIKGMYGQPRRKGLPAGFEGCGTVVATGEGAEQFDGKRIAFVTGNSGYGSWAEYAVADAAMCIPLMDGISDDDGASMIVNPLTALAMISIVKEAGAESFILTAAASQLCKLIIAQAAADGLSAIGTVRRDEQIEPLKALGAAHVLNQKSDTFSSDMRDICRADKPVVMLDAVAGPSSAAVFEAMGRGARWIIYGRLEEEPPVLREPGEMIFLQKRIEGFWLSRWLTEAGDQERAQLVKKAQTNFIDGLWKTDVTEVLALEDAADRLANALAQPNGKVLLSP, from the coding sequence ATGACCCTGCCGCAAACGATGAGAGCCCTGATCCAGAAGCAGGACGGCTATTCGAGGGCCAGTCAGCGGAGCGGCTTTTCTCTTGAGGCACTCGATCCGTATGTGGAAATGGCGGCAATCGATGTGCCGGCTCCGGGGAAGGGGCAGGTGCTGGTCAAGGTCGCACGCGGCGCAGTCAATCCGTCGGACGTCATGTTCATCAAAGGCATGTACGGGCAGCCTCGACGCAAAGGCCTGCCGGCTGGTTTCGAGGGGTGCGGCACCGTCGTCGCCACAGGCGAGGGCGCAGAGCAGTTCGACGGAAAACGCATCGCCTTTGTGACCGGCAATAGCGGTTATGGATCGTGGGCCGAATACGCTGTAGCCGATGCGGCAATGTGCATTCCGCTGATGGATGGCATCTCGGATGATGACGGCGCCTCCATGATCGTCAATCCACTGACGGCGCTCGCCATGATCTCGATCGTCAAGGAAGCGGGCGCGGAGAGTTTTATTCTGACGGCCGCAGCCAGTCAGCTTTGCAAGCTCATTATCGCGCAGGCGGCTGCCGATGGCTTGTCGGCAATCGGGACCGTACGGCGCGACGAGCAGATCGAGCCTTTGAAAGCGCTCGGCGCCGCGCACGTTCTCAATCAGAAGTCGGACACGTTTTCCTCGGATATGCGGGATATCTGCCGCGCCGACAAGCCGGTTGTGATGCTTGATGCGGTAGCCGGACCAAGCTCTGCAGCGGTTTTCGAAGCCATGGGGCGAGGGGCGCGATGGATCATCTATGGTCGCCTCGAGGAAGAACCGCCGGTTCTGCGGGAGCCGGGCGAGATGATTTTCCTTCAGAAGCGGATCGAGGGTTTTTGGCTGTCGCGCTGGCTGACGGAAGCGGGCGACCAGGAACGGGCGCAATTGGTCAAGAAAGCTCAGACGAATTTCATCGACGGTTTATGGAAGACCGATGTGACCGAGGTTCTCGCACTGGAAGATGCCGCGGATAGGCTCGCCAACGCCTTGGCTCAGCCAAACGGAAAGGTGCTGCTATCGCCTTGA
- a CDS encoding GntR family transcriptional regulator: MSAEQTPTHAPFAEDDTGSPSDRGRETGRAKAADIREALEQEILTGQRPAGAKLDEKGIAESFAVSRTPVREALQQLSTAGLIELIPHRGAFVKTVSIRELIQMFEVMAELEGMAGRLTARRIDRDTLARLEERMHACRRAAESRDTDAYYHENERFHRAIYDACGNDFLAGEARRLHQRLQAFRRLQLRVPRRMDQSLAEHQEIVDAIAARDEARSERILRDHVLIQGERFGDFVALLEDRQTA, encoded by the coding sequence ATGAGCGCCGAACAGACACCCACCCATGCCCCCTTTGCCGAAGACGATACCGGCTCGCCTTCCGATAGGGGGCGGGAAACGGGACGCGCCAAGGCAGCCGATATTCGCGAAGCGCTCGAGCAGGAAATCCTGACGGGCCAGCGCCCTGCCGGGGCGAAACTGGACGAAAAAGGGATCGCGGAAAGTTTTGCCGTGTCGCGGACGCCGGTGCGCGAAGCGCTTCAGCAATTATCGACAGCCGGGCTGATCGAACTGATTCCGCATCGCGGTGCGTTCGTGAAGACCGTTTCGATCCGCGAACTGATCCAGATGTTCGAAGTGATGGCGGAACTGGAAGGGATGGCTGGTCGCCTCACGGCGCGGCGGATCGATCGCGATACGCTGGCGCGGCTCGAAGAACGCATGCATGCCTGTCGCCGTGCCGCGGAATCGCGCGATACGGACGCCTATTATCATGAGAATGAACGGTTTCACCGCGCTATCTACGATGCCTGCGGCAATGATTTTCTGGCCGGCGAGGCGCGCCGCCTGCATCAGCGGCTTCAGGCTTTTCGCCGCCTGCAATTGCGCGTGCCGCGACGGATGGACCAGTCCCTGGCCGAGCATCAGGAGATCGTCGATGCGATCGCCGCACGCGACGAAGCGCGGAGCGAACGCATATTGCGGGACCACGTCCTGATTCAGGGTGAGAGGTTCGGCGACTTCGTCGCCCTTCTGGAGGATCGCCAGACGGCGTAA
- the dctP gene encoding TRAP transporter substrate-binding protein DctP: MKAIFFASAMALALTGAASADDVTLRASHQWPGGKGDVRDEMVQLIAKEAKAAGVGLDVQVFPGASLVKPKDQWGAVTKGQIDLTAFPLDYASGRHPEFSATLMPGLVGSHERAQRLNDSPFMEEIKSIVEEAGAIILADAWLAGGFVSQQQCITSPETAKGQTMRAAGPAFEEMLVGAGASIASMPSSEIYTAMQQNVLTGANTSSGSLVSYRIFEVAKCLTAPGENALWFMYEPILMSKRSFDRLNEEQQQALQEAGDKAEEYFAGEAAALDQKLIEAYEGAGVEVVEMSKDDFDQWLAIAKETSYKNFAERVENGQDLIDKALAVE; this comes from the coding sequence ATGAAAGCGATATTTTTCGCGAGCGCTATGGCGCTGGCTTTAACCGGAGCCGCAAGCGCAGACGATGTGACGCTGCGTGCATCTCACCAGTGGCCGGGCGGCAAAGGCGATGTCCGCGACGAGATGGTCCAGCTAATCGCCAAGGAAGCGAAGGCGGCGGGCGTCGGTCTCGACGTTCAGGTCTTTCCAGGTGCGTCACTGGTCAAGCCGAAGGACCAATGGGGCGCCGTAACAAAGGGGCAGATCGATCTGACGGCCTTTCCGCTGGATTACGCATCGGGCCGCCATCCGGAATTTTCGGCAACGCTGATGCCGGGTCTCGTGGGTAGCCACGAACGCGCCCAACGCCTGAACGACTCACCCTTCATGGAAGAGATCAAGTCGATCGTCGAGGAAGCCGGCGCAATCATCCTGGCGGATGCTTGGCTCGCGGGCGGCTTCGTTTCGCAGCAGCAATGCATCACCTCACCGGAAACGGCCAAGGGACAAACGATGCGCGCGGCCGGCCCGGCCTTCGAAGAGATGCTGGTCGGCGCGGGCGCTTCGATCGCCTCAATGCCGTCGTCGGAAATCTACACCGCCATGCAGCAGAACGTGCTGACCGGCGCCAACACCTCTTCGGGATCGCTGGTATCCTACAGGATTTTCGAAGTCGCCAAATGCCTCACCGCGCCCGGCGAAAATGCGCTCTGGTTCATGTATGAGCCCATCCTCATGTCCAAGCGCTCCTTCGACCGGCTGAATGAAGAGCAGCAGCAGGCTCTCCAGGAGGCGGGCGACAAGGCAGAAGAGTATTTCGCCGGCGAAGCCGCCGCGCTCGATCAGAAACTGATCGAAGCCTATGAAGGGGCCGGCGTGGAGGTCGTCGAAATGTCGAAGGACGATTTCGACCAGTGGCTCGCGATCGCCAAGGAGACGTCCTACAAGAACTTCGCCGAGAGGGTGGAGAACGGACAGGACCTGATCGACAAGGCACTCGCCGTCGAATAA
- a CDS encoding TRAP transporter large permease, with amino-acid sequence MSPLVSGLVMLAALLALLAIGTPIAFALGLVAVGALFTVYGPFFLETLGEQFFSAMASFSLVSIPMFILMGAAVASSPAGKDLYEALDRWLNRVPGGLVLSNLGACSIFAALSGSSPATCAAIGKMGIPEMRKRGYPAEIASGSIAAGGTLGILIPPSVTMIVYGIATETSIGRLFLAGLLPGFMLTVYFMIWTIIACRRRGIGLSDLTESFSMRERFAALPRVLPFLLIIAAVLYTLYGGVATPSEAAGVGALFCLVLVAIIYGVFSHSWNFRQMPTIFRDTLKESVMIMLIIGASELFAFALSSMFITQSIAQAIADMEVNRWVLMGIVNVFLLIAGFFLPPVGVILMTAPILIPIIINAGFDPYWFAVILTINMEIGLITPPVGLNLYVINGIAPDISLGSILRGSLPYVLCMVLGIVTLCVFPQIALFLPNLVMGVAL; translated from the coding sequence ATGAGTCCGCTCGTTTCAGGCCTCGTCATGCTGGCCGCCTTGCTGGCGCTTCTCGCCATCGGCACACCGATCGCCTTTGCGCTTGGCCTCGTGGCCGTCGGAGCGCTGTTTACCGTCTACGGACCCTTCTTTCTGGAAACGCTTGGCGAGCAGTTCTTCTCCGCCATGGCGTCCTTCAGCCTCGTCTCCATTCCCATGTTCATCCTGATGGGAGCGGCGGTTGCATCCTCACCCGCCGGCAAAGACCTTTATGAGGCGCTCGACCGCTGGCTCAACCGCGTTCCTGGCGGCCTCGTCCTCTCCAATCTGGGTGCCTGCTCCATCTTTGCCGCCCTGTCCGGATCCTCACCTGCCACATGCGCGGCGATCGGCAAGATGGGTATTCCGGAGATGCGCAAACGCGGCTATCCGGCCGAGATCGCCTCGGGATCGATCGCGGCTGGCGGCACGCTTGGCATTCTCATTCCGCCGTCCGTCACCATGATCGTCTACGGCATCGCGACGGAAACCTCGATCGGCAGGCTCTTCCTGGCCGGACTCCTTCCGGGCTTCATGCTGACCGTCTACTTCATGATATGGACGATCATCGCATGCCGCCGCAGGGGCATTGGCCTGTCCGATCTGACGGAAAGCTTCTCGATGCGCGAGCGCTTTGCCGCCCTGCCCCGCGTTCTGCCGTTCCTGCTGATCATCGCGGCTGTTCTCTACACGCTCTACGGCGGAGTGGCGACGCCCTCCGAAGCGGCCGGCGTCGGCGCGCTTTTCTGCCTGGTGCTCGTTGCCATCATCTACGGTGTGTTTTCGCATAGCTGGAACTTCCGCCAGATGCCGACGATCTTCCGCGATACGCTCAAGGAAAGCGTGATGATCATGCTCATCATCGGCGCGTCAGAGCTTTTCGCCTTTGCGCTCTCTTCCATGTTCATCACACAGTCGATCGCGCAAGCCATCGCCGATATGGAGGTCAATCGCTGGGTCCTGATGGGGATCGTCAACGTCTTCCTGCTGATCGCGGGTTTCTTCCTGCCGCCGGTCGGCGTGATCCTCATGACCGCACCCATCCTGATCCCGATCATTATCAATGCCGGCTTCGACCCATACTGGTTTGCGGTGATACTGACGATCAACATGGAGATCGGGCTGATCACACCGCCGGTCGGGCTCAACCTCTATGTCATCAACGGCATCGCGCCCGATATCTCCCTGGGGTCGATCCTGCGAGGGTCGCTCCCCTATGTTCTGTGCATGGTCCTTGGAATCGTCACGCTGTGCGTCTTTCCTCAGATCGCACTGTTTCTGCCCAATCTCGTAATGGGAGTCGCCTTATGA
- a CDS encoding TRAP transporter small permease subunit, with the protein MRLYIKLVSALSRLLGVIAGLFLLSAVLSVSQMVFVRYMLNQSTVWQTEYTTYAIVAATFLGAPWVLIVKGHVNVDVLQIAAGPRLRLVMEALSGLAALVFVALMTYAAWYHFEEALTNGWRSDTVWSVPLWMPTLPMWTGLLMLCLQYIAELMRLATEGAPAPSAHGTELFDETVGSTKS; encoded by the coding sequence ATGCGGCTCTACATCAAGCTCGTCTCCGCATTATCGCGCCTGTTGGGTGTCATCGCGGGCCTGTTTCTTCTTTCGGCCGTTCTGTCGGTCAGCCAAATGGTCTTCGTTCGCTACATGCTCAACCAGTCCACTGTCTGGCAGACCGAATACACCACCTACGCCATCGTCGCCGCTACCTTTCTCGGCGCGCCATGGGTCCTCATCGTGAAGGGCCACGTCAATGTGGATGTCTTGCAGATTGCCGCAGGTCCGCGCCTTCGACTGGTCATGGAAGCGCTCAGCGGCCTCGCCGCCCTCGTCTTCGTGGCGCTGATGACCTATGCGGCCTGGTATCATTTCGAGGAAGCACTCACCAATGGCTGGCGGAGCGACACCGTCTGGAGCGTGCCGCTCTGGATGCCCACCCTGCCCATGTGGACGGGCCTTCTGATGCTCTGCCTTCAATACATTGCCGAACTGATGCGCCTTGCAACGGAAGGAGCCCCAGCGCCATCCGCCCATGGGACAGAACTCTTCGATGAGACCGTAGGGAGCACAAAATCATGA
- a CDS encoding NADPH:quinone oxidoreductase family protein yields the protein MKAVVANTFGPVDQLAVVEWQDPAPAKGEVVIAIAAAGVNFPDGLMVQGLYQLKPDLPFVPGMEAAGTVIAVGEGVSHLKEGDRVLTLCGTGAFAEKVAVSAMRCVPLPAGVPFADACALGVGYSTAHHALKQRATLKEGETFVVLGAAGLTGLAAIQIAKIMGARVIAVASSDEKRELARQNGADEAIGYDNLREDLKSLTGGKGVDVAFDPVGGDAFDALSRSMAWNGRLLVIGFASGRIPELPVNLALVKGYSLVGVFWGTFTAKEPEIYAGNMRELFGWYASGTVKPVVETRQGLSTTAEVLDEVLGRKATGKLVIIPEETQ from the coding sequence ATGAAGGCCGTTGTCGCCAATACGTTCGGACCGGTTGACCAACTGGCCGTGGTGGAATGGCAGGACCCTGCCCCAGCCAAAGGCGAGGTGGTGATCGCGATCGCAGCGGCCGGGGTCAACTTTCCCGATGGGCTGATGGTGCAAGGGCTCTACCAGTTGAAGCCGGATCTGCCATTCGTGCCGGGCATGGAAGCAGCCGGTACGGTCATTGCTGTCGGGGAAGGCGTCTCCCACCTCAAGGAGGGTGACAGGGTTCTCACTCTGTGCGGAACAGGGGCGTTCGCTGAAAAAGTAGCGGTCTCGGCGATGCGCTGCGTGCCGCTGCCGGCTGGCGTCCCCTTCGCCGATGCCTGCGCGCTCGGCGTCGGATATTCCACCGCCCACCACGCGCTGAAGCAACGCGCCACGTTGAAAGAGGGTGAAACTTTCGTCGTTCTCGGTGCCGCGGGCCTGACCGGATTGGCGGCCATCCAGATCGCAAAGATCATGGGAGCCCGCGTGATCGCGGTCGCATCAAGCGATGAGAAGCGCGAGTTGGCGCGACAGAACGGCGCCGACGAGGCGATTGGCTATGACAATCTCAGGGAAGACCTGAAGAGCTTGACCGGCGGCAAGGGCGTAGACGTCGCCTTCGACCCGGTCGGTGGCGATGCCTTCGATGCGCTGTCGCGCTCCATGGCGTGGAACGGCCGTTTGCTCGTCATCGGATTCGCGTCCGGACGCATCCCGGAACTGCCGGTCAATCTTGCCCTCGTGAAAGGCTACAGTCTGGTGGGGGTCTTCTGGGGGACCTTCACCGCCAAGGAGCCGGAGATCTATGCCGGCAATATGCGCGAACTCTTCGGTTGGTATGCGAGCGGCACGGTGAAACCCGTTGTCGAGACACGGCAAGGATTGTCGACCACGGCCGAGGTGCTCGATGAGGTGCTTGGACGCAAGGCGACCGGAAAACTCGTCATTATTCCCGAGGAGACGCAATGA
- a CDS encoding acyl-CoA dehydrogenase family protein, with the protein MSHMDLGITEKAEELRERIRRMIQEEIQPLDEEFLADVKSGDRWTHTKRQEEILEGLKKKAKDAGLFNFWLTDSERGYGLTTVEYAYLAEEMGKSHLAAEVFNCSAPDTGNMEVLERYGTEELKERWLKPLLEGEIRSAYAMTEPDVASSDATNIAMSCVRDGDDYVLNGEKHWISGAGDPRCAVYIVMVKTGDDNDPKHKRHSMIVVAADTPGIEIIRPMMVFGEDDAPHGHMHMRFTDVRVPAQNLLLGEGRGFEIAQGRLGPGRIHHCMRAIGQAERSLELLCQRSLRREAFGKKLAQLGANYDIIAECRMEIEQARLLCLKAAWMMDQGDPRAAAPWISQIKVVAPRMALKVTDEAIQMFGAVGISQDEPLARMWTNLRTLRFADGPDAVHRRQVARAELRKYTQEKV; encoded by the coding sequence ATGTCACATATGGATCTGGGAATTACCGAAAAGGCGGAGGAACTGCGCGAGCGGATCCGCCGGATGATCCAGGAGGAAATTCAGCCGCTCGACGAGGAATTTCTCGCCGATGTGAAGAGTGGCGACCGCTGGACGCATACGAAGCGCCAGGAGGAAATTCTGGAGGGCCTGAAGAAGAAGGCCAAGGATGCCGGTCTGTTCAATTTCTGGTTGACGGACTCCGAGCGCGGCTACGGGCTGACGACAGTGGAGTATGCCTATCTGGCCGAAGAGATGGGCAAGAGCCATCTCGCCGCGGAAGTTTTCAACTGCTCTGCGCCCGATACCGGCAATATGGAGGTTCTCGAGCGCTACGGCACCGAAGAGTTGAAGGAACGGTGGCTCAAGCCTCTGCTGGAAGGCGAAATCCGTTCCGCCTATGCGATGACGGAGCCCGACGTCGCCTCTTCCGATGCCACGAATATCGCCATGAGCTGCGTCCGCGACGGCGACGACTACGTGCTGAACGGCGAAAAGCACTGGATATCGGGCGCAGGCGATCCGCGCTGTGCCGTCTACATCGTCATGGTCAAGACGGGCGATGACAACGATCCGAAGCACAAACGCCATTCGATGATCGTGGTCGCGGCGGATACGCCGGGTATCGAGATCATTCGGCCGATGATGGTGTTCGGCGAGGACGACGCGCCGCACGGCCATATGCACATGCGCTTTACCGATGTGCGCGTGCCGGCGCAGAATCTGCTGCTTGGTGAAGGGCGGGGCTTCGAGATCGCGCAGGGACGCCTCGGGCCGGGGCGTATCCATCACTGTATGCGGGCGATCGGTCAGGCGGAGCGCTCTTTGGAACTGCTCTGCCAGCGTTCCTTGCGTCGCGAGGCCTTTGGCAAGAAGCTCGCTCAGCTCGGCGCCAATTACGACATTATCGCCGAATGCCGCATGGAGATCGAGCAGGCTCGGCTTCTTTGTCTGAAGGCTGCCTGGATGATGGATCAGGGCGATCCGCGTGCCGCGGCGCCGTGGATCAGTCAGATCAAGGTCGTTGCGCCCCGCATGGCGCTGAAGGTCACCGATGAAGCGATTCAGATGTTCGGTGCTGTCGGCATCAGCCAGGATGAACCGCTTGCGCGCATGTGGACCAATTTGCGCACCCTGCGCTTTGCCGACGGTCCGGATGCCGTTCACCGGCGGCAGGTCGCACGCGCCGAATTGAGAAAATACACTCAGGAAAAGGTTTGA
- a CDS encoding malonate--CoA ligase, with protein sequence MNHLFDGLTAEGLKHPDRDFVRTSGDRQMTYGEMEACSARYANLLIDLGLEPGDRVAVQVEKSLDALLLYLATVRAGGVFLPLNTAYTPSEVEYFLSDAKPRLFVCAPGKLEALKPVAEKAGAEIETLGTDKGLGDVDGSLAEKAASASADFETIEREAEDLAAILYTSGTTGRSKGAMLTHANLLSNARTLKDYWGFSQDDVLLHALPIFHTHGLFVASNTVMLAGGAMIFLPKFDLDEIFAYLPKSTSMMGVPTFYTRMLADERLNRDSTAHMRLFTSGSAPLLAETHRAFEDRTGQRILERYGMTETNMNTSNPYEGERRAGTVGFPLPGVDLRIADPDSGATLEDGQIGMIEVKGPNVFKGYWQMPDKTASEFREDGFFITGDLGQIDADGYVSIVGRGKDLVITGGYNVYPKEIELIIDEVDGVVESAVIGVPHPDFGEGVVGVVVARDGLDEDEVMTALEGKMARFKQPKRVVFVEELPRNTMGKVQKNILRETFGNILSDS encoded by the coding sequence ATGAACCATCTCTTCGACGGCCTGACGGCCGAAGGTCTTAAGCATCCCGACCGCGATTTCGTTCGGACATCGGGCGACCGCCAGATGACTTATGGTGAAATGGAGGCCTGCTCGGCCCGTTATGCCAATCTCCTGATCGACCTTGGGCTGGAGCCAGGCGACCGCGTTGCGGTCCAGGTCGAAAAGTCTCTCGATGCCCTTCTGCTTTATCTGGCGACAGTCCGGGCTGGCGGCGTCTTCCTGCCACTCAACACGGCCTATACACCGTCAGAAGTGGAGTATTTCCTGTCCGACGCAAAGCCGCGCCTGTTCGTTTGTGCGCCGGGCAAGCTGGAGGCACTCAAACCCGTCGCCGAAAAAGCCGGCGCTGAAATTGAGACACTGGGCACGGATAAGGGCCTCGGGGACGTTGACGGGTCTCTCGCCGAAAAGGCCGCGAGCGCTTCGGCCGACTTCGAAACGATCGAGCGCGAGGCGGAGGATCTGGCGGCCATCCTCTACACGTCCGGCACCACCGGGCGCTCGAAGGGCGCGATGCTGACGCACGCCAATCTGCTTTCGAACGCCCGCACGTTGAAGGATTACTGGGGCTTCAGCCAGGACGACGTGCTGCTCCACGCGCTGCCGATCTTTCACACGCACGGGCTCTTTGTTGCCTCCAATACCGTCATGCTCGCCGGTGGAGCGATGATCTTCCTGCCGAAATTCGACCTCGATGAGATTTTTGCTTATTTGCCGAAATCGACGTCGATGATGGGCGTACCGACCTTCTATACGCGTATGCTCGCCGACGAACGTCTGAACCGCGACTCCACGGCGCATATGCGACTGTTCACCTCCGGTTCGGCTCCTCTTCTGGCCGAGACCCATCGCGCCTTCGAAGATCGAACCGGCCAGCGCATTCTCGAGCGCTACGGTATGACCGAAACGAATATGAATACGTCGAACCCGTATGAGGGCGAGCGCCGAGCCGGAACTGTCGGTTTCCCGCTCCCCGGCGTCGACCTTCGGATTGCAGACCCGGACAGCGGGGCGACCCTCGAAGACGGACAGATCGGGATGATCGAAGTAAAAGGCCCGAACGTCTTCAAGGGTTATTGGCAGATGCCCGACAAGACCGCGTCCGAATTCCGCGAGGACGGTTTCTTTATTACCGGTGACCTTGGCCAGATTGATGCGGATGGTTACGTCAGCATTGTCGGGCGCGGCAAGGATCTGGTGATTACCGGCGGTTACAATGTCTATCCCAAGGAAATCGAACTCATCATCGATGAAGTCGACGGCGTTGTCGAAAGCGCCGTGATCGGTGTCCCTCATCCTGATTTCGGCGAAGGCGTCGTGGGTGTCGTCGTAGCACGTGACGGTCTCGACGAAGACGAGGTGATGACTGCGCTGGAAGGAAAAATGGCCCGGTTCAAGCAGCCCAAACGCGTGGTCTTTGTTGAAGAACTGCCGCGAAACACGATGGGCAAGGTGCAGAAGAACATCTTACGCGAGACCTTTGGGAATATTCTCTCGGACAGTTGA
- a CDS encoding TetR/AcrR family transcriptional regulator, which translates to MASEASQTGAAQESSRLEILQAAAECFEQRGFSGTSVDDVARMLGCTKGRIYHHFGSKADLFAAVFRLGMEMNFAAVEPLRHTDGPAVARLRMMAEEHVRQMVTTKSFQRVVWDGMELLMRGALTPEQRDECLRLQQSRKRYSTLFRTLMEEAKADGDLDYGDLSVATQVFFTCMNSPVFWYRPRVADLRNDQDTVIEQVVRFAMNGLGWKGE; encoded by the coding sequence ATGGCCAGCGAGGCGTCACAGACAGGGGCAGCTCAGGAAAGTTCGCGTCTCGAAATTCTTCAGGCTGCGGCCGAGTGTTTCGAGCAGCGCGGATTTTCCGGCACTTCGGTCGATGATGTCGCCCGTATGCTCGGCTGTACCAAGGGGCGGATCTACCACCATTTCGGCTCCAAGGCCGATCTCTTCGCAGCGGTCTTCCGGCTCGGCATGGAAATGAATTTCGCGGCCGTCGAGCCGCTCCGGCACACGGACGGCCCCGCGGTGGCACGGCTTCGCATGATGGCGGAAGAACATGTGCGGCAGATGGTGACGACCAAGTCTTTTCAGCGGGTCGTCTGGGACGGGATGGAACTGCTCATGAGAGGCGCTTTGACGCCTGAGCAGCGGGATGAGTGTCTGCGTCTGCAACAGAGCCGAAAGCGCTACAGCACCCTTTTCCGCACTTTGATGGAAGAGGCGAAGGCCGATGGCGATCTTGACTATGGCGATCTCTCGGTCGCGACACAGGTCTTCTTCACCTGCATGAATTCGCCGGTCTTCTGGTACCGGCCGCGCGTGGCGGATCTGCGCAACGATCAGGATACGGTCATCGAGCAGGTCGTGCGCTTTGCGATGAATGGCCTTGGATGGAAGGGAGAGTAG